The Acidimicrobiia bacterium nucleotide sequence CTCACCGAGCGGAGCGGAGCCCGATGCGTAGTCGAGAAGCCCGGGACGGTCACCCGCATCGAGCAACGCTGTGACGCCGGCATGGTTCACATTCGCATCGATGATCGTCACATCAGCCCCGTCGGCGACGAGCGACCACGCCAAGGCAACGATGAAGCCGGAGCGTTCGTCGCCGCCGCCGGGGCCGTAGACGGCGATACTCGCCGGGCGGGTCGGCCAGCCGACCGACACACCCGCCCGGAGGACGCCCTCGGTCATGTCGGAGGGATTCCATGTGAGCCGACGCGAGCGAATTCGAGGCACAACGGCCAGCAGTGGGAGCCCGAAGGCGTCGCGAGCGTCGACCGCCGACCCGATCGTCGGCCGCTGCTGCTGAAGCAGGAGCACAGCAGCCACGGCCAGAATCAGCCCGAGCCCGAATCCGAGCACGGCGTTTCGGGTCGCGGGAGGCGGCTGCTCCTGTGTGAGAACCTCCCCGGTGCCCCAACGGGTCACCGAGAAGGTCGCCGGGCTTTCTTCCTGATCGGGCCGGATCAGCTCGTCGACGAGCGTCGTGAAGGCGGGAACGATCGCCTCCGCTATCACCCGGCTGCGCTCGCGGTCGGTGTCGGTGACCGACACCCTCAGCACGCCGGAGCCCGGGGCGCGCTCGACCGAGATCTCTGCTGCGATCTGTTGCGGCGTCAGGTCGACGTCGGTGAGCTCCTGAACCTCGCCGCCGAGATCTTCACTCGTGAGGAGAGTCTGCATCGATCTGATCAACGTCTCGCTGTCGGCAGACCCGGTCTCGTCCTGAACGACGAGCGTCGTGGAAGACACGTATTCTGTTGGCTGTCGCGATGTGATCAGGCCAGCGACAACAGCCATCGTGGCGGCAACGAGGACGACGAGGAGCACTCGCCGACCCGACATCCGCCAGAAACGACCCAGACGCTCGCCGGGCAGCGGCCTGTCGACGAACCCGTCGCCGAGATCCTGGGTGTCTTGGTCACTCATGTCGAAACCCTGACCTTCGACACCTGCCGCCGGGGTACGGCCTGGAACGCAGCGGCCATTCCCACGATCATCCAGAGCAACTTGCTGTTGACAACCGAGAGGAAGAAGGCCGTGGTGCAGTAGGCGACGAGCATCGGGCCGAGCGCATCGAGTGCCGTCCCCTGTCCGACCCTGCGAACACCGGTGCGGATACCGAACCCGGCACCGACGATCACGGAGCCGAAGAGAAGAAAGCCGACCACGCCGTAGTCCACCAGAGTCTCCAGATAGATGTTGTGCACTTCGATGCTGTCAAGGTCATACAGATGATGACTGTTCGGAAGCTGAACCCCCGGCTGCGTCCGTAGCCGCTCGACGCTCTGCTCCTTGAAGTTACCCGCTCCCAACCCCAACTCAGGGTGATCCTGCGCCGTATTCCACGCCACGAGCCACAGGTCGAGCCTGCCGCTTGCACGGTCGCTTGCGATCCGCGCCGGATCCAACCGGTCGTTGAAGGCGGCCCCCGTCACCGCGATGGCGACCAGGATCAACACCGTGGCGAACGCTGCAGCGAGACGGCGCCGTCCGTCTGCCGGATTCCTGATGATCGGGTACATCGACAGAGCGAGAACGAGAACCGTCGCGAGCAACGCGCCGCGGGAGTCCGAAGCAAGAACAGAGCCAACGAGAGGAACAACCGAAACGAACCACCACATACGATGCGACGATCGGCTCACACGCCCGAGAGTGATGGCCGCCGGGACAGCGGCGACCTGGTAGACGGCATAGAGGTTGCCGTCACCCTGGAGCCCGATGGCGCGGTCGCCACTGGACGACTGGACAATGCCGATCGCGGCAACCGCAAGCGCTCCGACGACGAATGTCCGAAGGAGGGCCTGGACCTGCGCTTCGTCGCGGACGAAGAACGCGAAGGCGGCGAAAAAGGAAGCCGCCAGCCCGATCTGGCCCACGCCCTCGACCCAGGCGCCGAACTCGTACGCCCAAAAGCCGCTCGCCCACGCCCAGGAGATGAAGAGAACCGTCGGAAGCCATGCGCGGGGCGGGAGACGAGCCGGACGCCACTCGGAGAACACAAGGCGTCCGACGACCGCCATCAGGGCGACGACGGCGAGAATCCGTCCGACGCTCGTCGGCCCGGCCGAGACCCCTTCGACAAAGACCGAGAGTACGAGAACGTGGAGGACTGCCTCGATGTCGCGAACCACGATGACAACGACGACAGCTGTGATGAGCGCGACGACAGCCGTAACGAGGGTGGCATTCTCGTTCAACCCGAATCCGACGAGGACGGACACGAGGAGAGTCGCCACAACACCGCCGGTGAGGGCCACGCCACGACCGGATTGGCGCGTTCTGTATCGTGACATGGTGTGAGCGCGCAGGTAGCACCGTCTGCGGGCCACCTGGTGTTGCGCCACAGATAGCTTACCGGCCGTGCGCCACCCCTCGGTCGCGCATGGTCACGACCAGTGGGACCACCAGCAATGCTCGACCAGACACCGGATCACCCATGAGCCATCGACATCCGCCCGAGGAGGGAGCACCGGTCGACGTTCCGGATCGAGGGGGCGCAACGCGAACAGGCGGCACGAGACCCCGCGTGGTCGTCGTTGCCCAGGGACCCCCCGCGCTCGGAGGGATCTCGAGCTTCGCCATGACGATCGTCGAGGACCCTGTCTTGGCCGAGAGCTTCGAAATCGTGTTGCTGAACACGACACGTCGATCCGAGCGCAAGGCCGGCTCCTTGTCGCTCGAGAACATCGTCCACGCCGTAGCGGACGCGGTCCGGACGTTCCGGGCGGCGCGACATGCCTCGATCGTCCACGTGCAGACTGCTCTGATGCCGACACTGCCCCTGCTCCGCGCGCTCGCGCTCTGCGGTGCAGCACGTGCCGGCGGTGCGGCGGTTCTGTGTCACGTTCATTCGGGACGTGTGAACTCGGGACAGGCGGAGGCATTCTCGCCGGGGCGAGTCACACGGTGGCTGCTCACGATGCTCCGAATCACCGACGCTGTCCTCACGGTCTCTGACCGGGGCACGGAAACCCTTCAACACCTCGTACCCGACACAGAGGTCGAGACCGTCGACAACGCTGTCGACGTGTCGCGCTTCGATCCCGTCGACCCGGGTGGAGACCCGCCTCGATTCCTCTATGTCGGTACGCTCAGCCAGCGTAAGGGACTGGGCGACCTCGTGTCCGCTCTCCGAATCCTCGGTGCCGACTTCACCCGCAAGTGGTCCTTCGTCGTTGTCGGCGGTTCGGCAGAGGTCGGAGAAGAGGAAGCTGACAAGATCAGAGAGGCCGTGGCGGCAGCCGGCTACTCCGACAGCCTCCTCGGCTCCCTGCCGCAGACCGAAGTTCGTGACCAGCTCGGTCGCGCGGATGTTTTCGTGCTGCCTTCCCACTGGGAAGGGCAGCCGATCGCGATTCTCGAGGCGATGGCCTCGGGACTTCCCATCCTCTCCACAACCGTCGGCGCGATCCCCGACGTCGTCCGCAACGGCGTCGACGGACTCCTGGTCGATCCGCACGACCCGGCAGCGCTGGCCGATGGCATTCGTCGTCTCGCGCTCGACGCCGATCTGCGGAGGACTCTCGGTGCCTCGGCGCGCGAACGGGCAGAAGAGTCGTTCGACACCGGCAACCTCCGCACGCGAATGGCTGACATCTACCAACGGGCGATCGCCGCACACCGATGAGACTCCTCGCCGTCTGCGAGAGCCCACCGACCACAGATCCCCGCCACGGGAACGGCTCGACTTTGATCGCTGCCAGGGTCCTCCCTCGTCTCCCGGAGGACGCCGACATCACACTCGCGTATTTCCGCGACCGCCCTCGTGAACCGGATGACGCTGTTCTCCGACGGTGTCGAACCACGCATGTCCTCGCGATCAGGCCCGCAGGACTCGCTTACGCTGCACAACCCTCCACACGCCTCCCACGAGCCACGTGGCAGCGCACGACCCGCGAGAACTGTGCGACCATCACGAAGCTCGCCTCGGACGCCGACGTCGTGTATCTCCATGGCTTCCACACGTTCGGATTCGCGACGGGCATCACTGAGCCGCTCGTCGTCAACGAGATCGACCCCTGGTCCCTGTTCTGGGCCCAGCGCTCCGAAAGCAGCTCGATGTTGCGCGGTTGGTATGACGCGGTGCAGTCTCGACGCGCCGCGAGAGTCGAGCAATCGACCGCGAAGCTCGCTAGCGCGTACATCGTTGTGAATCGCGTCGACGCGGACATCCTGGAGGATCAGTTGGACAGGCGGATAACAGCGATCCCCAACGGCGTGGATGCACTGCCCGGTGTGCCCGACGACATTCTCCGCGACCCCCGCTGTCTCGTGTTCGTCGGAACGCTCGACTACGCGCCGAACATCGAAGCCGCACGAAGCCTGTGTCGCGAGATCCTTCCCCGCGTCCGCGAGAAGGTACCGGCGGCCCACGTTGTTCTCGCGGGCCGGAGACCCGGCCCTGAGGTCGCAGAACTAGCCGGTGACCACGTCACGGTCCACGGAGACGTCGAATCCGTCAACGACGTCTTCGCTGCGGCTGGCGTCGCCGTTTACCCGGGAACAACCGGGCGAGGGACGAAGAACACGGTCCTCGAGGCCCTGGCAGCGGGATGCCCCGTCGTGGCGACGCGCGAGTCCGTCCGGGGTCTGGCATCGGGGCACCCCGTTGTCACCGCGTCCACCCCTGCCGACCTCGGAGCGGAGATCGCATCGCTCATCCGCAACGATCGCCGCCGAAGCGATCTCTCCCGCTCGGGGTCGGCGTTCGTGGATTCCCTGCCGGGCTGGGACGACGCGGCGGCCCGCTATGCCGACGTCTTCACATCAGCATCTGAACCCGGCGACTGACGCAGACCCCGGGCACGACTGCGAGCGACCCGGGCAACACCCCGCCAGAATCCAACGCCCCACCCTGTGTGCATGGCAGCGAACGCCGGTGCGACCCACTTGCGATCCTGTGGGTCCGCCAGGGTTCTCGCCGTTCGCTGCGTGGCGACGGCGAGAGCGCCTGCGTAGGGGGCCACGAGTGTTGCCGCCCACGCGGGGTGTCGTCGCGCCAGTAGGGCCGAGACGGCCCAGGAAAAGACGAGTGCCGGGGCGGCGAGGTGGCGCAATCGCAACGACAGGGGGTGCAGGACCGCCACCGATACCTTTCCCTCACCGTACCGGCGGTACTGTCGAAACAGCTCCGGAACGGACTGGCGGCAGAACCACTGGATTCGCAGGTCCGGATCGAAGAGCAGTTCCCCGCCGGCGAGCCGGACCCGGTAGTCGAACTCGAAGTCCTGATTCACCCTGAGTCGCTCGTCCCAGCCGCCGAGTCGACGGGCGAGGTCGACGGGATAGGCGCCGAACGGAATGTGCTCGACCGTTGTCGCCTCCGATCCGTAGTGATAGGTGGAGTTCCCGACACCGAATGGCGAGGCCATCGCAGCTGCGATCGCGCGACCGGCCGGCGTGACGCCGACTCCGTCCTTTCGGCCACCCACACCTCCCCACCGTCCCGAACGGAGATGATCGACGGCTCGCCCCACGTAGTCGGAGGGGATGCTTGCGTGCGCATCGACTCGCACCAACCAGGGGGCCGACGCCTCCCGAAGCGCAATGTTGAGAGACCGCGGGATGATCCTGTCGGGATTCGAGAGCAGCGTGACCCGGCCGTCGCGAGCTGAGTACTCCTTCACGATCTCGGGTGTTCGATCAGTGGATGCACCGTCGACGACGAGAATCTGAAGACGCCTTTCGTCCTGGCTGACAATCGAGTCGAGGCACGCTCCGATCCAGGCTTCCTCGTTGCGTGCCGGAATCACGACGGTGGCGACAGGTCGATCCGTCGGCATCGAGCGGTCGGCATCCGGTTCCGTGCGGCCGTTCGGTCCGTTCGACGGAGGTTCGTCCACGTCGGGCTCTCAGGATTCCTTCCGACGACGCTGTTCTGAGCTGCGGAGGACCTCCGCGGCCGTCCGGGCCAGGATGACAGTGTCGCGCCAGGGTGACCAGTGCTCGATGTACTGGTTGTCGAAGCGCACGCGCTCCTCGATCGATGTGTCACCACGGAGCCCGTGGACCTGTGCCCAACCCGTCATCCCCACGGGAAGCCGATGACGGTCGCCGTAGCCCGTGATGGCACCGCCGAACTCGTGGACGAAGTGAGGCCGCTCGGGACGCGCTCCGACGAGCGACATGTCGCCACGAAGCACGTTCCAGAGCTGTGGAAGCTCGTCGAGGCTCGTCTTCCGCAGGAAACGGCCGATGCGCGTGATTCGTTCCGCGTCGGGTTGCCACTCGGTGTCGGAATCCTCGCTCACCCGCATCGTCCTGAACTTGAGGAGCTCGAACTCCTGTGCGTGCTGGCCGATGCGCTTCTGGCGGAACAGGACCGGGCCCGGGCTCGTGAGACGCACCCACAGGGCGATGAGACCCAGCACGGGCGACGCAACGAGGAGCAACAGCCCTGAGACGACGACGTCCATCGCGCGCTTTGCTGCCCACGCGCCGGTTCGAAGGGCAGCGCGGCGCACCCGGTAGAGAGGGATGCCCCACACGTCATCTGTGTCGGGACCTTCGGGTGCGACACCCACGTCGAAGAAGCGTGGGACGACGTAGACCTCGACGTTGTACTGGACGGCCATCCGCATCACCCCGACCAGATCGGCCTCCCGGGTGGGCCCGAAGGCGACGATGAGGGCCTGCACATCGATTGTCTTGAGGACTGTCTCGAGCTCGGCGATGTCGCCGAGGAGGGGGACCGGCAGGTTGGTGTCATCGACCTGGTCGAGAAAACCGAGTGGAGTCAGGCCGTACTCGGGGTGTGCCCGGAGGATCTCCACGACCTCCGAGCCGACGTGGCCGGCGCCCAGAACGACCGTGTTGGTGACGGCCTGACCGCGACGGCGCCCGCGGCGGATCACGGCGTAGGTGAGGATCCGGTAGAACACGAGCACG carries:
- a CDS encoding glycosyltransferase family 4 protein, with product MTIVEDPVLAESFEIVLLNTTRRSERKAGSLSLENIVHAVADAVRTFRAARHASIVHVQTALMPTLPLLRALALCGAARAGGAAVLCHVHSGRVNSGQAEAFSPGRVTRWLLTMLRITDAVLTVSDRGTETLQHLVPDTEVETVDNAVDVSRFDPVDPGGDPPRFLYVGTLSQRKGLGDLVSALRILGADFTRKWSFVVVGGSAEVGEEEADKIREAVAAAGYSDSLLGSLPQTEVRDQLGRADVFVLPSHWEGQPIAILEAMASGLPILSTTVGAIPDVVRNGVDGLLVDPHDPAALADGIRRLALDADLRRTLGASARERAEESFDTGNLRTRMADIYQRAIAAHR
- a CDS encoding O-antigen ligase family protein, translating into MAVVGRLVFSEWRPARLPPRAWLPTVLFISWAWASGFWAYEFGAWVEGVGQIGLAASFFAAFAFFVRDEAQVQALLRTFVVGALAVAAIGIVQSSSGDRAIGLQGDGNLYAVYQVAAVPAAITLGRVSRSSHRMWWFVSVVPLVGSVLASDSRGALLATVLVLALSMYPIIRNPADGRRRLAAAFATVLILVAIAVTGAAFNDRLDPARIASDRASGRLDLWLVAWNTAQDHPELGLGAGNFKEQSVERLRTQPGVQLPNSHHLYDLDSIEVHNIYLETLVDYGVVGFLLFGSVIVGAGFGIRTGVRRVGQGTALDALGPMLVAYCTTAFFLSVVNSKLLWMIVGMAAAFQAVPRRQVSKVRVST
- a CDS encoding exopolysaccharide biosynthesis polyprenyl glycosylphosphotransferase; translated protein: MAIEAPFGTPAGSNAPSGGVAVSARRRWLRAAPDRRSTPPWRASALIATGDTAALVLALVVTSAWNVAGVAYAVVALGVLALSGEYRRRLTLSALNEAPRLAGRLAAPMLLAGPLALATSVGASFLWVPLTAAVVLVFYRILTYAVIRRGRRRGQAVTNTVVLGAGHVGSEVVEILRAHPEYGLTPLGFLDQVDDTNLPVPLLGDIAELETVLKTIDVQALIVAFGPTREADLVGVMRMAVQYNVEVYVVPRFFDVGVAPEGPDTDDVWGIPLYRVRRAALRTGAWAAKRAMDVVVSGLLLLVASPVLGLIALWVRLTSPGPVLFRQKRIGQHAQEFELLKFRTMRVSEDSDTEWQPDAERITRIGRFLRKTSLDELPQLWNVLRGDMSLVGARPERPHFVHEFGGAITGYGDRHRLPVGMTGWAQVHGLRGDTSIEERVRFDNQYIEHWSPWRDTVILARTAAEVLRSSEQRRRKES
- a CDS encoding glycosyltransferase family 2 protein, producing the protein MDEPPSNGPNGRTEPDADRSMPTDRPVATVVIPARNEEAWIGACLDSIVSQDERRLQILVVDGASTDRTPEIVKEYSARDGRVTLLSNPDRIIPRSLNIALREASAPWLVRVDAHASIPSDYVGRAVDHLRSGRWGGVGGRKDGVGVTPAGRAIAAAMASPFGVGNSTYHYGSEATTVEHIPFGAYPVDLARRLGGWDERLRVNQDFEFDYRVRLAGGELLFDPDLRIQWFCRQSVPELFRQYRRYGEGKVSVAVLHPLSLRLRHLAAPALVFSWAVSALLARRHPAWAATLVAPYAGALAVATQRTARTLADPQDRKWVAPAFAAMHTGWGVGFWRGVARVARSRARGLRQSPGSDADVKTSA
- a CDS encoding glycosyltransferase family 4 protein; translation: MDALPGVPDDILRDPRCLVFVGTLDYAPNIEAARSLCREILPRVREKVPAAHVVLAGRRPGPEVAELAGDHVTVHGDVESVNDVFAAAGVAVYPGTTGRGTKNTVLEALAAGCPVVATRESVRGLASGHPVVTASTPADLGAEIASLIRNDRRRSDLSRSGSAFVDSLPGWDDAAARYADVFTSASEPGD